In Staphylococcus saccharolyticus, one genomic interval encodes:
- a CDS encoding ribose 5-phosphate isomerase A, with the protein MKDVKELKLMTLDDVLSQIKDGMTLGIGTGSTIELLVPKIAELIQQHRYDITGVCTSNKTAFLAKELNIKIIEVNDVKHVDLAIDGADEVDNNLNLIKGGGGALFREKVIDEMAERFVVVVDENKLVDYLGETFVLPVEVDKFNWYQIAKTIESTKSINVNRRVSQDVPFTTDNGNYILDCQLKKGIDPYEMHEFLIHLTGVLETGYFLDVADQVIVGTQDGVKILNKNDR; encoded by the coding sequence ATGAAAGATGTTAAAGAACTTAAACTTATGACTCTAGATGATGTACTTAGCCAAATTAAAGATGGTATGACACTTGGTATTGGTACTGGTAGCACAATTGAGTTATTAGTACCTAAAATCGCAGAATTAATTCAACAACATCGTTATGATATTACTGGAGTCTGCACATCAAATAAAACAGCATTTCTAGCAAAAGAATTAAATATAAAAATTATTGAAGTTAATGATGTAAAACATGTAGATTTAGCTATTGATGGTGCTGATGAAGTTGATAATAACTTGAATCTTATTAAAGGTGGCGGTGGAGCACTATTTAGGGAAAAAGTAATTGATGAGATGGCAGAAAGATTTGTTGTAGTGGTTGATGAAAATAAACTTGTTGATTACTTAGGTGAAACTTTTGTTTTACCAGTTGAAGTCGATAAATTTAACTGGTATCAAATTGCCAAAACAATCGAAAGCACTAAAAGTATTAATGTAAATAGACGTGTGAGTCAAGATGTTCCTTTTACCACTGATAATGGTAATTACATATTAGATTGTCAACTTAAAAAGGGTATCGACCCTTATGAGATGCATGAATTTCTTATTCATTTAACAGGAGTGTTGGAAACTGGATATTTTCTAGATGTTGCTGATCAGGTAATCGTTGGTACTCAAGATGGTGTGAAGATTTTAAATAAGAATGATAGATAA
- the hutG gene encoding formimidoylglutamase, which yields MYKLAEPNLWTGRLDSGTDKRQFRHFQTVKFEDLNNLVLSKERKGVGLLGYAVDKGVELNKGRIGAKEGPNAIKKAFAGLPDLNQCEEIVDYGNVEHSHEHLIETQEEYAILAAKSIKNHSQTFLLGGGHDIAYAQYLATRKVFPNQSIGVINIDAHFDTRDEDESTSGTSFRQILEQDEQADYLVLGISQGGNTQGLFDYAKQKEIQYVFADELLHQVSPPIKDMIEHFIHDHETIMFTICMDVVDSAFAPDVSAPAVLGIYPHTVFELAKRIIPGHKVNSISIAEMNPQYDLDQRTAKLVANLVHHFLI from the coding sequence ATGTATAAACTTGCAGAACCAAATTTATGGACGGGACGCCTGGATAGTGGAACAGACAAACGTCAATTTAGGCATTTTCAAACAGTGAAATTTGAAGATTTGAATAACTTAGTACTTTCTAAGGAAAGAAAAGGTGTAGGATTATTAGGTTACGCAGTGGATAAAGGCGTCGAATTAAATAAGGGGCGTATAGGAGCAAAAGAGGGACCGAACGCAATAAAAAAAGCATTTGCTGGTTTGCCTGATTTGAATCAATGTGAGGAAATAGTGGATTACGGTAATGTAGAACATAGTCATGAACATCTAATTGAAACACAAGAAGAATACGCTATCTTAGCTGCAAAATCAATAAAAAATCATAGTCAAACATTTTTACTTGGTGGCGGACATGACATTGCATACGCACAGTACTTAGCGACGCGTAAAGTTTTTCCTAACCAGTCCATTGGTGTTATTAATATTGATGCACATTTTGACACACGTGACGAAGACGAATCTACCTCAGGTACTAGCTTTAGACAAATATTAGAACAAGATGAACAAGCAGACTATTTAGTATTGGGTATTTCACAAGGTGGAAATACCCAAGGATTGTTTGATTATGCGAAACAAAAAGAAATTCAATATGTATTTGCTGATGAATTGTTACATCAAGTTTCTCCCCCAATTAAAGATATGATTGAACATTTTATTCATGACCATGAAACAATTATGTTTACTATTTGTATGGATGTTGTTGATAGTGCTTTTGCGCCAGACGTAAGTGCACCTGCTGTTCTTGGTATTTATCCACATACAGTGTTTGAGTTAGCAAAGCGCATCATACCAGGTCATAAAGTAAACTCCATTAGTATTGCAGAGATGAATCCACAATATGATTTAGATCAACGTACAGCCAAATTAGTTGCCAATTTAGTGCATCATTTTTTAATATAA
- the hutI gene encoding imidazolonepropionase: MNDLIIQNIQELILPQPIDKPLKGHELDKLKVIENGTVVIKDGKIFYSGPHSDDYEAKEMIDATGKVVSPALIDAHTHLIFGGSREHEMSLKRQGKSYLEILEAGGGILSTVKATREISEDELFKKAEHDLLTMVQHGVLTIESKSGYGLDKDNELKQLRVSHRLADKCDLDMKHPFLVFHTVPKEAKSNEAFSEDMINLLPEVKKYADFADIFSETDVFSIEESKRYMEKAKEAGFKVKIHADEIDPLGGLELAIDENAISANHLVASSEEGKARLKNSDTVAVLLPATTFYLDKNDYADARVMLNNGGAIAIATDYNPGSSVINNLQLAMAIAALKLKLSPNEVWNAVTVNAAKAIDSDAGTINEGDKANLVIWDLLNHEYILYHFGINHAQKVIKEGKVIVDNEFNID; the protein is encoded by the coding sequence ATGAATGATTTAATTATCCAAAATATTCAAGAATTAATTTTACCTCAACCAATAGATAAACCACTTAAAGGTCATGAGCTAGACAAGCTTAAGGTTATCGAAAATGGAACTGTTGTAATCAAAGATGGTAAAATTTTTTATTCTGGACCTCATTCGGATGATTATGAAGCAAAAGAAATGATTGATGCTACAGGCAAAGTTGTTTCCCCAGCACTTATTGATGCACATACACATCTCATATTTGGAGGTTCTCGCGAGCATGAAATGTCATTAAAAAGGCAAGGTAAGTCTTATCTTGAGATTCTTGAAGCTGGAGGCGGTATTCTCTCAACAGTTAAAGCAACACGTGAAATAAGTGAAGACGAGTTATTTAAAAAAGCTGAACATGATTTGCTAACGATGGTTCAACATGGTGTTCTTACAATTGAAAGTAAAAGTGGCTACGGTTTAGATAAAGACAATGAACTTAAACAATTACGTGTATCTCATCGTCTAGCGGATAAGTGTGATTTGGATATGAAACATCCGTTTTTAGTATTTCATACAGTTCCAAAAGAAGCAAAATCAAATGAAGCATTTTCAGAAGATATGATTAATCTGCTTCCAGAGGTTAAGAAGTATGCAGATTTTGCAGATATATTCAGTGAAACAGACGTCTTTTCAATTGAAGAATCCAAACGGTATATGGAAAAAGCCAAAGAAGCAGGATTTAAAGTAAAAATACATGCCGATGAAATCGATCCTTTAGGTGGATTAGAGTTAGCCATAGATGAAAATGCAATCTCAGCTAATCACCTTGTAGCTTCTAGTGAAGAGGGTAAAGCAAGATTGAAAAACAGTGATACTGTGGCTGTTTTACTTCCTGCAACAACATTTTATTTAGATAAAAATGATTATGCTGATGCACGAGTAATGTTAAATAATGGCGGAGCAATTGCGATTGCAACCGACTATAATCCGGGAAGTAGTGTAATAAATAATCTACAATTAGCTATGGCAATTGCTGCATTAAAACTAAAACTGTCTCCAAATGAAGTTTGGAATGCTGTAACGGTTAATGCGGCTAAAGCTATTGATTCAGATGCTGGTACAATTAATGAGGGTGATAAAGCTAATCTTGTGATATGGGATTTACTAAATCATGAGTATATCCTATACCATTTTGGTATTAATCATGCTCAAAAAGTAATTAAAGAGGGTAAAGTTATTGTAGATAATGAATTTAATATAGATTAA
- a CDS encoding SDR family oxidoreductase produces the protein MSAQDPRNKFKTDNYEKQEQEVPGIQAKMSPQPDCGEDSYHGHHRLDGFKILVTGGDSAIGRAAAIAYAKEGADVAINYLPSEQQDADDVKQVIESVGQKAILIPGDIRDEQFNYDMVQEAYQQLGGLDNITLVAGHQLYQNELSEFKTQDFTETFETNVYPVFWTVQKALEYLQPGGSITTTSSVQGYNPNPILHDYAATKAAIISLTKSFSAEFGPKGIRVNCIAPGPFWSPLQIVGGQPQSAIPTFGQNTPLGRAGQPVECAGTYVLLASDDASYITGQVYGVTGGTQID, from the coding sequence ATGTCAGCTCAAGATCCTCGCAATAAATTTAAAACAGATAATTATGAAAAACAAGAACAAGAAGTTCCAGGTATACAAGCTAAGATGTCACCACAACCCGATTGTGGTGAAGACTCTTATCATGGTCACCATCGATTAGATGGCTTTAAAATACTAGTTACTGGTGGCGATTCAGCGATTGGTCGTGCAGCAGCGATTGCCTATGCTAAAGAAGGTGCAGATGTAGCGATTAATTATTTACCAAGTGAACAACAAGATGCAGATGATGTAAAACAAGTCATTGAAAGTGTTGGACAAAAAGCTATATTAATTCCTGGTGATATTAGAGATGAACAATTTAACTATGACATGGTTCAAGAGGCTTATCAGCAATTAGGTGGTTTAGACAATATAACGTTGGTTGCGGGTCATCAACTTTATCAAAATGAATTATCAGAGTTCAAAACCCAAGATTTTACTGAAACTTTCGAAACAAATGTTTATCCAGTGTTTTGGACAGTTCAAAAAGCACTAGAGTATTTACAACCAGGAGGTTCTATTACGACTACATCTTCTGTTCAAGGCTATAATCCTAATCCAATTCTTCATGATTATGCTGCAACAAAAGCTGCAATTATATCACTAACGAAAAGTTTTTCAGCAGAATTTGGTCCTAAAGGTATTCGTGTTAATTGTATTGCACCAGGTCCGTTTTGGTCTCCATTACAAATCGTTGGTGGGCAACCACAAAGTGCTATACCTACTTTTGGGCAAAACACACCATTAGGACGTGCAGGTCAACCTGTTGAATGTGCAGGAACTTATGTACTTTTAGCTTCTGATGATGCAAGTTATATTACTGGTCAAGTATATGGTGTGACTGGTGGAACTCAAATAGATTAA
- a CDS encoding Na+/H+ antiporter NhaC family protein — protein MEKIKKGNAWALLPLLLFVILFLGVGIVTGDFTNMPLNVAITITVIVALLMNRKESFAKKVEVFTKGAGHSNIILMMLIFILAGAFSTTVEKMGGVSSTVNLGLSLIPQNLIIVGLFVTCMFVSISMGTSVGTVAAIAPVGFGFAQATDVPTALAMATVVGGAMFGDNLSMISDTTIAAVRTQKTKMGDKFRVNFKIVFPGAILTILILFFLTNGISIDRSKHYDFNLIKVIPYLLVLILALIGINVIIVLIGGTALAGIIGLIDGSFDWKGLLSAISKGIIGMEDIAMIALLIGGLVGIIQHNGGIDWLLQFVRSKVKSKRGAELGIASLVSAADISTANNTISIIMAGPLAKNIADEYDVDPRKSASILDIFGGCFQGLLPYSPQVISAAGVAGISPFLMLPYSIYPILLGVCGLVAIIFRVPRLKNS, from the coding sequence ATGGAGAAAATAAAGAAAGGCAATGCATGGGCATTACTACCATTACTTTTATTTGTAATACTATTTCTTGGTGTAGGCATCGTTACTGGAGATTTTACTAATATGCCTTTAAATGTTGCTATTACAATAACTGTTATAGTTGCCTTATTGATGAATAGAAAAGAATCATTCGCTAAAAAGGTTGAAGTTTTTACTAAAGGTGCCGGACATTCAAATATAATACTAATGATGCTCATTTTTATCTTAGCAGGTGCTTTTTCTACTACTGTAGAAAAAATGGGTGGTGTGTCTTCAACTGTTAATCTAGGACTATCCCTTATTCCACAAAACTTAATCATTGTTGGTTTATTTGTGACATGTATGTTTGTTTCGATATCAATGGGGACATCGGTAGGTACTGTAGCGGCCATCGCGCCAGTTGGATTTGGTTTTGCACAAGCAACAGACGTTCCTACAGCATTAGCGATGGCAACAGTTGTTGGGGGAGCAATGTTTGGTGATAATTTATCTATGATTTCTGATACAACTATTGCAGCTGTGAGAACGCAAAAAACTAAAATGGGTGATAAGTTTAGAGTCAACTTTAAAATTGTCTTCCCAGGAGCGATTTTAACCATTTTAATATTATTCTTCTTAACGAATGGGATTTCAATCGACCGTTCTAAACATTATGACTTTAATCTAATTAAAGTGATTCCTTATTTGTTAGTACTTATTCTTGCACTCATAGGCATTAATGTCATTATTGTGCTCATTGGTGGTACAGCACTAGCGGGTATCATTGGTTTAATTGATGGTTCATTTGATTGGAAAGGATTATTAAGCGCCATTTCGAAAGGAATTATAGGAATGGAAGATATTGCTATGATTGCTTTACTTATCGGTGGTTTAGTTGGAATTATCCAACATAATGGTGGTATAGACTGGTTATTGCAATTTGTTCGTTCTAAAGTAAAGTCTAAGCGTGGTGCTGAACTAGGTATTGCTAGTTTAGTGAGCGCTGCAGATATATCGACGGCTAATAATACGATATCAATCATTATGGCGGGTCCTTTAGCTAAAAATATAGCTGATGAATATGATGTTGATCCTAGAAAGTCTGCAAGTATTCTTGATATTTTTGGTGGATGTTTTCAAGGGTTACTACCTTATAGTCCACAAGTAATATCGGCAGCAGGTGTAGCAGGGATTTCTCCATTTTTAATGCTTCCATATAGTATTTATCCAATTTTACTTGGGGTGTGCGGTTTAGTGGCGATTATTTTCAGAGTGCCACGTTTAAAAAATAGCTGA
- a CDS encoding SRPBCC family protein gives MAKYNVEIDIERLLKFTPEVVYEAWTKKDILKEWFMTTLRTNKSFEADIQEGGTYRIVDSRNGKQNVIEGTYEELVMDEYIKMTIGMLGLSEEEDVIEVEFFERDNGGTQMFFYYRSFVEKERSLTALEYKQKKKEYHDSTVHGFELMIDQMQHVLEEQRHN, from the coding sequence GTGGCAAAATATAATGTAGAAATCGATATCGAGCGACTGCTTAAATTTACGCCAGAAGTCGTCTATGAAGCATGGACAAAGAAAGACATTCTAAAAGAATGGTTTATGACTACTTTACGCACAAATAAATCATTTGAAGCAGATATTCAAGAAGGCGGGACTTATCGCATTGTTGATAGTAGAAATGGTAAACAAAATGTCATTGAAGGTACATATGAGGAATTAGTCATGGATGAATATATTAAAATGACGATTGGAATGCTAGGATTGAGTGAAGAAGAAGATGTTATAGAAGTTGAATTCTTCGAGCGAGATAATGGTGGAACTCAAATGTTCTTTTACTATCGTTCTTTTGTAGAAAAAGAAAGAAGTTTAACGGCATTAGAGTATAAACAAAAGAAAAAAGAATATCACGATTCGACAGTTCATGGATTTGAATTAATGATTGATCAGATGCAACATGTTCTTGAAGAGCAACGACATAACTAA
- a CDS encoding MurR/RpiR family transcriptional regulator: MILDERVNSNFNQLNDNDIQIVHYVNTHIEKCQTIKIQELAHHTHASNAMIHRFTRKLGFDGYSDFKSFLKFENHKKQQLPSDSMEQFKQEIENTFSYLERIDYHLLTNKMHEATTIYLYGTCRAQMNVAKEAQRILLTMHKNIIILHDVYELKMVLNKTVPKDLFFIISLSGETYQLTEVTQLLQLRQKFFISITTMKDNSLAQQANYNIYVSSNTFYLNDGTDYSSFISYHIFFETLLRKYNKRKENNELI; the protein is encoded by the coding sequence ATTATTTTAGATGAGCGTGTTAATTCTAATTTCAATCAATTAAATGATAATGACATTCAAATTGTACATTATGTTAATACGCATATTGAAAAATGCCAAACAATAAAAATTCAAGAATTAGCTCACCACACGCATGCGTCAAACGCGATGATACACCGTTTCACTCGTAAACTAGGATTCGACGGTTATAGCGATTTTAAATCCTTTTTAAAATTTGAAAATCATAAAAAACAGCAACTCCCCTCTGACTCAATGGAACAATTCAAACAAGAAATTGAAAATACTTTCAGTTACTTAGAACGTATTGATTATCATCTGTTGACGAACAAAATGCATGAAGCCACGACTATTTATTTATATGGCACTTGTCGAGCTCAAATGAATGTAGCAAAGGAAGCGCAACGTATTTTATTAACTATGCATAAAAATATCATAATATTACACGACGTCTATGAATTGAAAATGGTCTTAAATAAAACAGTTCCCAAAGATTTATTTTTTATTATTTCATTATCCGGTGAGACCTATCAACTCACCGAAGTGACACAACTTCTGCAATTAAGACAAAAATTCTTTATTTCCATCACTACTATGAAAGATAATTCTCTCGCACAACAAGCTAACTACAATATTTATGTTTCAAGTAATACCTTTTATTTAAATGATGGAACAGATTACTCTAGTTTTATCAGTTATCACATCTTTTTTGAAACACTCCTAAGAAAATATAACAAACGTAAAGAAAATAATGAATTAATTTAA
- a CDS encoding MurR/RpiR family transcriptional regulator, whose protein sequence is MPNILNEIDNQYPYLTRNEKKIAQYILNSPHKVVDMNSHDIAELLETSPSSVIRFSKKMTKGGFHELKIRLSKFLPKEATSYNVELVDNESTESLKNKLHSRSKAVLNNANEVIDNTIIDQICDLFKRSETIFIYGYGASFVVATDLYQKLSRIGMDIQLVQETHIFTTMLATHNSKDCVVFITNNGMQSEMRSIAKVVSDYHIPVVTISSTSDNPVAKKSDIILSYGQTDENEMRMGATTSLFAQMFTVDILYYRYIALNYQPSLDFITQSKMALDNYRKHLSNIEFKH, encoded by the coding sequence TTGCCAAATATATTAAATGAAATTGACAACCAATATCCCTATTTAACTAGAAACGAAAAAAAGATAGCTCAATACATTCTCAACTCACCTCATAAGGTAGTCGATATGAATTCTCATGATATTGCTGAACTCTTAGAAACGAGCCCTTCATCAGTGATTCGTTTTAGTAAAAAAATGACTAAAGGTGGCTTTCATGAACTTAAAATAAGGCTATCTAAATTTTTACCTAAAGAAGCTACATCCTATAATGTCGAACTTGTAGATAATGAAAGTACAGAGTCTCTAAAAAACAAATTACATTCTCGCTCAAAAGCGGTTCTTAATAATGCAAATGAAGTGATTGATAACACTATCATAGATCAAATTTGCGATTTATTTAAACGCTCTGAAACGATATTCATCTATGGCTATGGTGCATCATTTGTCGTAGCAACTGATTTATATCAAAAGCTATCTCGAATTGGCATGGATATTCAATTGGTTCAAGAAACTCACATTTTCACTACTATGCTTGCAACACATAATTCTAAAGATTGCGTGGTATTCATCACAAATAATGGTATGCAAAGTGAAATGCGCTCTATTGCTAAAGTTGTATCCGATTATCATATTCCTGTAGTTACTATCTCAAGTACTTCAGATAATCCCGTTGCCAAAAAATCAGATATCATCCTGTCTTATGGTCAAACTGATGAAAATGAAATGCGTATGGGGGCTACTACTTCATTATTTGCACAAATGTTTACGGTAGATATACTTTACTATCGTTATATTGCACTCAACTATCAGCCCTCATTAGACTTTATTACACAATCTAAAATGGCTCTCGATAATTATAGAAAACATTTATCAAATATAGAGTTTAAGCACTAA
- a CDS encoding PTS transporter subunit EIIC, protein MSKEERLAKDITNAVGGINNIDNIIHCMTRVRIKVHDDSKVKYEELKAIDGVLGVVDDERIQVVVGPGIVNKVTQHMAKQSGAPLGEEDSENKSYKAQAEEHARENKQQFQSQRKQSKWNRILKSIANIFIPLIPAFIGAGLIGGIAAVLNNLLTAGMISGEWIKQIVTVLGVIKDGMLFYLAIFTGINAAKVFGATPGLGGIIGGTTLLTGITDKNPIMNVFTGEHLTAGQGGIIGVIFAVWLMSLIEKRLHKVIPNSVDIIITPTITLLLIGLLTIFIIMPLAGFVSDGLVYVINWIIGVGGIFSGFIIGAFFLPLVMLGLHHIFTPIHIELINKTGSTYLLPIAAMSGAGQVGAALALWVRCGKNNKLRNTLKGALPVGFLGIGEPLIYGVTLPLGRPFFTACIGGGIGGAVIGGIGHIGATAVGPSGISLLPLIANNMYLGYIVSLLSAYAGGFIFTYFFGTTKEMRNPNQMGD, encoded by the coding sequence ATGAGTAAAGAAGAACGTCTTGCTAAAGATATTACTAACGCAGTTGGTGGTATCAATAATATTGACAATATTATTCATTGCATGACTCGTGTACGTATCAAAGTACATGACGATTCAAAAGTTAAGTATGAAGAATTGAAAGCTATCGATGGTGTGCTAGGTGTTGTCGATGATGAACGTATTCAAGTTGTAGTTGGACCAGGAATTGTTAATAAAGTCACACAACACATGGCTAAACAATCTGGTGCACCATTAGGAGAAGAAGACTCTGAAAATAAAAGCTACAAAGCACAAGCCGAAGAACATGCACGTGAAAATAAACAGCAATTTCAAAGCCAACGCAAACAAAGTAAGTGGAATAGAATTTTAAAATCCATTGCTAATATTTTTATACCTTTAATTCCTGCTTTTATTGGTGCTGGACTTATTGGTGGTATTGCTGCAGTATTAAATAATTTACTTACCGCGGGTATGATTTCTGGAGAGTGGATTAAACAAATCGTCACAGTATTAGGTGTTATTAAAGATGGTATGTTGTTCTATTTAGCAATATTTACAGGTATTAATGCTGCTAAAGTGTTTGGCGCTACACCAGGTTTAGGTGGTATTATTGGTGGTACAACACTATTGACTGGCATTACCGACAAAAATCCAATTATGAATGTTTTCACTGGTGAACACTTAACTGCTGGTCAAGGTGGAATTATCGGAGTAATCTTTGCTGTTTGGTTAATGAGTTTAATTGAGAAAAGATTACATAAAGTTATACCAAACTCTGTGGATATTATTATTACTCCAACAATCACACTACTACTCATTGGATTACTAACAATATTTATAATCATGCCACTTGCTGGTTTCGTTTCTGACGGACTCGTTTATGTGATTAACTGGATTATTGGTGTAGGTGGAATTTTTAGTGGTTTTATTATCGGTGCCTTTTTCTTACCCCTCGTCATGTTAGGTCTTCACCATATTTTTACACCAATTCATATCGAGTTAATTAATAAAACCGGCTCTACTTACTTATTACCTATTGCTGCAATGTCAGGTGCTGGCCAAGTTGGTGCAGCTCTCGCATTATGGGTCAGATGTGGTAAAAATAACAAATTACGTAACACATTAAAAGGTGCACTCCCAGTTGGATTCTTAGGCATTGGAGAACCTTTAATTTACGGCGTGACTCTACCTTTAGGCCGACCATTCTTCACTGCATGTATTGGTGGCGGTATTGGTGGTGCAGTAATAGGTGGCATTGGTCACATTGGTGCAACAGCAGTAGGACCAAGTGGTATCTCATTACTACCATTAATTGCAAATAATATGTATCTCGGTTATATTGTAAGCTTGCTTTCAGCATATGCTGGCGGCTTTATTTTCACTTATTTCTTCGGCACGACTAAAGAAATGAGAAATCCTAATCAAATGGGTGATTAA
- the murQ gene encoding N-acetylmuramic acid 6-phosphate etherase, with the protein MNHLTTETRNAQTMHLDEIDIHEALKTMNAEDQVVPKAIEHVIPELTQVIKNAIKRFNHNGRIIYIGAGTSGRLGVLDAAECVPTFNTSPDEVIGIIAGGQQAMTTAIEGAEDDSKQGAKDLKEIHLNHKDIVIGISASGCTPYVKGALHYANQVDADTVALSCNTQSEISKYANHILEINVGPEVLTGSTRLKSGTAQKLILNMISTMTMIGVGKVYDNLMVDLRPTNQKLISRSIRIIQDICDLDEQDALKLYETADHHIKTAVVMHLCSIGKEEAKRRLKENNGVIKQAINS; encoded by the coding sequence ATGAATCACTTAACCACTGAAACACGTAACGCTCAAACCATGCATTTAGACGAAATTGATATACACGAAGCTTTAAAAACAATGAATGCTGAAGATCAAGTTGTGCCTAAAGCAATCGAACATGTTATTCCTGAGTTAACACAAGTCATTAAAAATGCTATCAAACGTTTTAATCATAATGGTCGCATTATATACATCGGCGCCGGGACTAGTGGACGACTTGGTGTCTTAGACGCAGCTGAATGTGTGCCGACGTTTAATACTTCTCCAGATGAAGTCATCGGTATTATCGCAGGTGGTCAACAAGCAATGACTACAGCAATTGAAGGTGCAGAAGATGATTCAAAACAAGGTGCCAAAGACTTAAAAGAAATTCACCTCAACCACAAAGATATTGTAATAGGTATTTCTGCAAGTGGATGTACGCCATATGTTAAAGGAGCATTGCACTACGCAAATCAAGTTGACGCAGATACTGTTGCACTATCTTGTAATACACAAAGTGAAATCAGTAAGTATGCAAATCATATTTTAGAAATTAACGTTGGACCAGAAGTTCTTACAGGTTCAACACGATTAAAATCAGGAACAGCTCAGAAACTCATTCTTAATATGATTTCAACTATGACAATGATTGGTGTGGGAAAAGTTTATGACAACTTAATGGTTGATTTACGTCCTACTAATCAGAAATTGATTAGTCGTTCTATACGAATTATCCAAGATATCTGTGATTTAGATGAACAAGACGCTTTAAAACTATATGAAACAGCTGATCACCACATTAAAACAGCTGTTGTCATGCATTTATGCTCAATAGGTAAAGAAGAAGCCAAACGACGTTTAAAAGAAAATAATGGAGTGATTAAGCAAGCCATCAACTCTTAA
- a CDS encoding MupG family TIM beta-alpha barrel fold protein, with protein MLGFSVYLGQQLDKDYILKMASMGYDVVFTSLQIPEESKHNQLAYLGELCQLLSSYKITYIIDVNPSLLNQSLYSYLNQLPHGAFYIRIDDQLNVDLIQEVQSHGLKCCLNASTMTEDMLALIYQHDFKAQLLYCHNYYPRPDTGLSFSFIKNRNDLIQKYDKHAKICAFIPGSKLRGPLFKGLPTIESHRKKHPLVAAHELHSIGVSNILISDLALSQHLALQLSDMLKSRHFTLRLDYLEDSYSSNILKVHTSRIDSPENVIRSQFSRAYNDTTISAIGTTHRHVGDVTVDNQLNGRYEGEIQVLKVDLPGHPHINYIAHINSEDIPLLALIQPGDTFKLTYTKENDNESLNH; from the coding sequence ATGCTAGGCTTTTCAGTATATTTAGGACAGCAATTGGATAAAGACTATATCTTAAAAATGGCATCAATGGGGTATGATGTTGTCTTTACATCCTTACAAATTCCTGAAGAAAGTAAGCATAATCAACTGGCATATTTGGGAGAATTATGTCAACTTTTATCATCTTACAAAATAACCTACATTATTGATGTAAACCCTTCCCTACTTAATCAATCACTTTATAGTTATTTAAATCAATTGCCTCATGGGGCATTTTATATACGTATAGATGACCAATTGAATGTTGATTTGATACAAGAAGTCCAAAGCCATGGATTAAAATGTTGCTTAAATGCAAGTACAATGACTGAAGATATGTTGGCGCTCATTTATCAACATGATTTCAAGGCTCAACTTCTGTATTGTCACAATTATTATCCTAGACCGGATACAGGATTATCATTTTCATTTATTAAAAATAGAAATGATTTGATTCAAAAATACGATAAACATGCAAAAATATGTGCTTTTATACCAGGAAGTAAACTGAGAGGTCCTTTATTTAAAGGTTTACCCACTATTGAAAGTCACCGAAAAAAGCATCCGTTAGTTGCTGCTCATGAACTTCATTCAATAGGAGTATCTAACATTCTTATTAGTGATTTAGCTTTATCACAACATCTTGCTCTTCAATTATCTGACATGTTGAAATCTAGACATTTCACTTTACGCTTGGATTACCTTGAAGATTCATATTCCTCTAATATCTTAAAGGTACATACTTCAAGAATTGATTCACCCGAAAATGTAATTAGATCTCAATTTTCTAGAGCATACAACGACACGACTATTAGTGCTATAGGTACCACTCATAGACACGTTGGAGATGTCACTGTTGATAATCAACTGAATGGACGTTATGAAGGTGAAATTCAAGTGCTTAAAGTAGATTTACCTGGTCATCCACATATTAATTATATTGCTCATATCAACAGCGAGGATATTCCACTACTTGCACTGATTCAACCCGGGGACACTTTTAAACTTACTTATACGAAGGAGAATGACAATGAATCACTTAACCACTGA